The following proteins come from a genomic window of Dermacentor albipictus isolate Rhodes 1998 colony chromosome 8, USDA_Dalb.pri_finalv2, whole genome shotgun sequence:
- the LOC139049021 gene encoding uncharacterized protein: MVVIRAHQGLSSLVEKLESTKYLRTIRSLDMTNCILLEPSELPLHIGKCKGLQYLRCVACPLRLSALVGLMLKRLPHLKEVEFSLVAETDVDSEIKELHNTASQVPGTLALNLCRMYAEVSNDLHLKLLSALLSYCPKLDELRVHFVRGNFMHALLECNNILEQGVNLETFTFSSEVPASNQRLPSPPLDFTSCAAVCANVSYQRSSKMWNCVLLRDLAVGYTNHIHLPEQLVLVAAHNAEGSTPEWIGLAGFGHFWTNVRQLCLLLFPAQPSDGFYATAGAVYRDSLRDFIFFKLQQVVELNISAFHFGPDLDLTALLQDGSLEHLRSLSATPCGLRRPSALRRLAQNCSDFKELDVRIDRRGSFVRCDVCEGAFFLDPEDMPEMQDSSPVFHNLLARLTLSDVHGHMSLWFIEICPAVSVRLSDCPSPSQTNYPSLGRLLDRNSSLTCLVLRHDALPIGEACLLEAISCIASLEYLCLLSAAPLQDNIAELCVRTYSDSLKPHIKCVHVHYRNSTDGNEKRITWMKQCQVPSGGVLVRNGPCFLYCSTATFIGLAKPLNRDFTQIM; the protein is encoded by the exons ATGGTGGTCATACGCGCCCACCAAGGGCTGTCTTCTCTGGTCGAGAAGCTAGAATCTACGAAATACCTGAGGACTATCCGCTCACTCGACATGACGAACTGCATTCTTCTCGAACCCAGCGAATTGCCTCTACACATCGGCAAATGTAAGGGACTTCAATACTTGCGGTGCGTTGCCTGCCCACTCAGGCTGAGCGCCCTAGTCGGTTTAATGCTAAAACGGCTTCCGCATCTAAAGGAAGTTGAGTTCTCCCTCGTGGCTGAGACGGACGTGGACTCGGAGATAAAGGAGCTGCACAACACCGCGTCGCAAGTGCCAGGCACCCTCGCACTCAATCTCTGCCGCATGTACGCCGAAGTGAGCAACGACCTGCACTTGAAGCTTCTCTCCGCGCTACTGAGCTACTGCCCGAAGCTGGACGAGCTCCGTGTTCATTTCGTGCGCGGAAACTTCATGCACGCGCTCCTGGAATGTAACAACATCCTCGAACAGGGCGTCAATTTGGAGACATTCACGTTCTCTTCCGAGGTGCCAGCCTCCAATCAACGCCTGCCGTCCCCACCGTTGGACTTCACGAGCTGCGCGGCCGTCTGCGCCAACGTCAGCTACCAGAGGTCGAGCAAAATGTGGAACTGTGTTCTACTCCGAGATCTCGCTGTCGGATACACAAATCACATCCATTTGCCGGAACAGCTGGTCCTGGTTGCCGCCCACAACGCAGAAGGCTCCACGCCGGAATGGATTGGCCTGGCCGGCTTTGGACACTTCTGGACGAACGTGCGACAACTCTGTCTTCTGCTATTTCCGGCACAGCCTTCCGATGGTTTTTATGCGACGGCGGGCGCCGTGTACCGCGACAGTCTTCGCGACTTCATCTTCTTCAAGCTCCAGCAGGTCGTCGAGCTTAATATAAGCGCGTTCCACTTCGGCCCCGACCTTGACTTGACGGCACTACTCCAGGACGGCTCACTGGAGCATCTGCGATCCCTCTCCGCGACCCCTTGCGGGCTTCGCCGCCCGTCAGCTCTGCGCCGTCTGGCTCAGAACTGCTCCGACTTCAAAGAACTGGACGTGCGCATCGATAGGCGGGGTAGCTTCGTTCGGTGCGACGTCTGCGAGGGTGCGTTCTTCCTAGATCCCGAAGACATGCCAGAAATGCAAGACAGCAGCCCCGTGTTTCACAATCTGCTTGCCAGGCTTACTCTTAGTGACGTGCATGGCCATATGTCCCTTTGGTTCATCGAGATATGTCCAGCGGTTTCCGTGCGGCTCTCGGACTGCCCTAGTCCCTCGCAAACAAACTACCCGTCCTTGGGTCGGCTGCTCGACAGAAACAGCTCGCTGACTTGTCTCGTGCTTCGGCACGATGCCCTGCCCATCGGCGAGGCGTGTCTGCTG GAAGCCATCTCCTGCATCGCCAGCCTGGAGTACCTGTGCCTCCTGTCGGCGGCGCCATTACAGGACAATATCGCCGAGCTGTGCGTGCGGACGTACAGCGACAGCCTGAAGCCTCACATAAAgtgtgtacacgttcactaccgaAACTCTACCGACGGAAACGAGAAGCGGATCACGTGGATGAAGCAGTGTCAAGTTCCAAGCGGTGGCGTCCTGGTTCGAAACGGTCCCTGCTTCCTGTATTGTTCGACGGCCACGTTCATAGGACTCGCCAAGCCGCTGAATCGTGACTTCACACAGATAATGTAA